From one Pedobacter faecalis genomic stretch:
- the pdeM gene encoding ligase-associated DNA damage response endonuclease PdeM, protein MQEGKMTIDCNGEQLILSKERAIFWPRERMLIISDLHVGKSAHFRKSGVPVPDLVGTSDLKRLASLIREFEPATLLVTGDMFHNHLNSDVEVFREWRSKYPELKVVLIKGNHDRLSDSEYEGLDIEIYHKELLLAPFRFIHDKPTVSDAYFNISGHIHPGVVLHGRARQRLRFPCFYFSSHCAVLPAFSVFTGLFLIKPETGDRFYAITAKDVVAV, encoded by the coding sequence ATGCAAGAAGGAAAAATGACCATTGACTGCAATGGCGAACAACTGATATTAAGTAAAGAGCGGGCGATTTTCTGGCCTCGGGAGCGCATGCTGATCATTAGCGATCTTCATGTGGGCAAGTCGGCACATTTCCGTAAATCTGGTGTACCGGTGCCAGATTTGGTGGGCACATCTGATCTGAAGCGCCTGGCATCCCTGATCAGGGAGTTTGAGCCGGCCACGCTTTTGGTGACAGGTGATATGTTTCATAATCATCTGAACAGCGACGTGGAGGTTTTTCGCGAATGGAGAAGCAAGTATCCCGAGTTGAAGGTTGTGCTGATAAAAGGCAACCATGACCGACTGAGCGACTCGGAATATGAGGGCCTTGATATTGAAATCTACCATAAAGAGCTATTGCTGGCCCCGTTTCGGTTTATCCACGACAAGCCAACGGTGTCTGATGCGTATTTTAATATATCCGGGCACATCCATCCGGGGGTCGTGCTTCATGGCAGGGCAAGGCAGCGACTGAGGTTTCCTTGTTTTTATTTCAGCAGTCACTGTGCTGTTCTACCGGCATTTAGTGTGTTTACAGGGCTGTTCCTGATCAAACCTGAAACGGGCGACCGGTTTTATGCCATTACCGCGAAAGATGTGGTGGCTGTCTAA
- a CDS encoding ABC transporter ATP-binding protein gives MSEALITIKDIGRKYVIGAEVIHALKSVSLEIFKGEFVALMGPSGSGKSTLMNILGCLDTPSKGEYILNGINVSQMSDDKLAEVRNQEIGFVFQTFNLLPRSSSLDNVALPLIYAGVGKSDRERRARQALENVGLGNRVMHKPNELSGGQRQRVAVARALINNPSIILADEPTGNLDTKTSIEIMGLLEEIHSKGNTIILVTHEEDIAQHAHRIVRMRDGLIEKDYLNTDVKAVSPRLAELKSKGNDFEKIV, from the coding sequence ATGAGCGAAGCGTTAATTACCATTAAAGACATTGGCCGTAAATATGTAATCGGGGCGGAGGTTATCCACGCACTGAAGTCCGTTTCGCTTGAGATCTTTAAAGGTGAGTTTGTTGCGCTTATGGGACCTTCAGGTTCAGGAAAATCTACCCTTATGAACATTCTCGGATGTCTCGATACACCCAGTAAAGGTGAATATATACTGAACGGTATCAATGTGAGCCAGATGTCAGACGATAAGCTTGCGGAAGTGCGGAACCAGGAAATTGGGTTTGTATTTCAAACGTTCAACCTTTTGCCAAGATCCAGTTCACTGGATAATGTTGCCCTTCCGCTCATCTATGCCGGGGTTGGTAAAAGCGACCGCGAGCGTCGTGCCAGGCAGGCACTGGAAAACGTGGGGCTTGGAAACCGCGTAATGCACAAGCCAAATGAGCTTTCTGGCGGACAACGCCAGCGTGTTGCCGTAGCCAGGGCCTTGATCAATAATCCTTCCATCATTCTGGCCGATGAACCGACGGGTAACCTGGACACGAAGACATCCATCGAAATCATGGGGCTTCTGGAAGAGATCCATAGCAAAGGCAATACCATCATACTCGTTACGCACGAAGAAGACATTGCACAGCATGCTCACCGCATTGTTCGCATGAGGGATGGTCTGATCGAGAAAGACTATTTAAATACCGATGTAAAAGCGGTATCTCCAAGGCTTGCTGAACTAAAGAGCAAGGGTAACGATTTCGAGAAAATTGTCTAA
- a CDS encoding 2-C-methyl-D-erythritol 4-phosphate cytidylyltransferase encodes MKYFAIIVAGGSGSRMQSKVAKQFLLLRGRPVMMYTIQAFYKCTLSPEIIVVLNRHQHHYWAELCRLHHFDIPHKVVEGGETRFHSVKNGLAHILEQGVVAIHDAVRPLVSPELILRSYKQAEKKGNCVVAVSPTDSLRKLDEAEGSLAVNRNDFILVQTPQTFIVETHKDCYNIPYEEKFTDDATVAEHCGHAIHIAEGERENIKITYPEDLEIADIYLKKRGF; translated from the coding sequence ATGAAATATTTCGCTATTATAGTTGCCGGTGGATCTGGAAGCCGTATGCAGAGCAAGGTTGCCAAACAGTTTTTGTTGCTGAGGGGCCGACCTGTGATGATGTATACGATTCAGGCCTTTTATAAGTGCACACTTAGTCCAGAGATAATAGTTGTACTAAATAGACATCAGCATCACTATTGGGCAGAGCTATGCCGTCTTCACCATTTCGACATTCCGCATAAGGTTGTGGAGGGTGGTGAAACGAGGTTCCACTCGGTTAAAAATGGCCTGGCTCATATCCTGGAACAGGGTGTGGTAGCTATTCACGATGCCGTAAGACCGCTTGTATCGCCGGAACTCATACTCAGGTCTTATAAACAGGCGGAGAAAAAAGGTAATTGTGTAGTTGCCGTCTCTCCTACAGACTCGCTCAGAAAACTGGATGAGGCTGAAGGAAGCCTTGCGGTGAACAGGAATGATTTCATTTTAGTACAGACGCCACAAACATTTATTGTGGAGACGCATAAAGACTGCTATAATATTCCGTACGAGGAGAAGTTTACGGATGATGCCACTGTAGCTGAACATTGTGGCCACGCCATCCATATCGCGGAAGGAGAGCGGGAAAATATCAAAATCACCTATCCAGAGGATTTGGAGATCGCTGATATTTATCTAAAAAAAAGGGGCTTTTAA
- a CDS encoding pyridoxal phosphate-dependent aminotransferase — MTFLSKRINNLSESQTIKMAKLGRELSAKGIDVINLSFGEPDFYTPDFVKEAAKKAIDENYSYYTPVSGYADLRKAVTEKLLNENNLTYSPEQIVVSTGAKQSLANAVLCLVDPGDEVIVPTPYWVSYSEMIKLAEGETVFINATVENEFKITADQLEAAITPKTKLFMFSSPCNPTGSVYSKEELAALVEVFEKYPNIYIISDEIYEHINFVGQHASIAEFDSVKDRVILINGFSKSYAMTGWRVGYMAANKEIASACDKLQGQITSGTSSIAQRAALAGYQGGLDSVKEMVAEFKKRRDIVYALLKEIPGVKVNLPDGAFYFFPEIKSYFGRRNGDTVINNAEDLCLYILNEAHVSTVTGEAFGNEDCIRISYAASEDQLRKAVSRIKDALVKLS, encoded by the coding sequence ATGACATTTTTATCTAAAAGAATCAACAACCTGTCTGAGTCGCAAACCATTAAAATGGCTAAGCTGGGCAGAGAGCTATCCGCCAAAGGGATAGATGTTATTAACCTGAGTTTCGGGGAGCCTGATTTTTATACGCCTGACTTTGTAAAGGAGGCAGCCAAAAAAGCCATAGATGAAAACTACTCATATTATACTCCGGTATCGGGATACGCTGATTTGAGAAAAGCGGTTACTGAAAAACTATTAAACGAGAATAACCTTACCTATTCTCCTGAGCAGATTGTTGTATCGACCGGTGCCAAGCAATCGCTTGCAAATGCAGTTCTCTGCCTGGTAGATCCGGGTGATGAAGTGATCGTTCCTACGCCTTACTGGGTATCGTATTCAGAAATGATCAAGCTGGCGGAGGGCGAGACGGTGTTTATCAACGCAACTGTGGAGAATGAGTTTAAAATCACTGCCGACCAACTTGAAGCTGCAATAACACCTAAAACCAAGCTGTTCATGTTTTCTTCGCCATGTAATCCGACCGGTTCGGTATACAGCAAAGAAGAACTTGCTGCACTGGTAGAGGTTTTTGAGAAATATCCGAATATTTACATTATATCGGACGAGATTTATGAGCACATCAATTTTGTCGGCCAGCATGCTTCTATTGCTGAATTCGACAGTGTGAAAGACCGTGTGATACTGATCAACGGCTTCTCTAAGTCGTACGCCATGACCGGATGGCGTGTGGGCTATATGGCGGCCAACAAAGAGATCGCTTCTGCTTGTGATAAATTGCAGGGCCAGATCACTTCGGGTACCTCTTCAATCGCGCAGCGTGCTGCTTTGGCTGGTTACCAGGGTGGCTTAGATTCTGTAAAGGAGATGGTTGCAGAATTTAAAAAACGCAGAGACATTGTTTACGCCCTGCTTAAAGAGATTCCCGGCGTTAAGGTTAATCTTCCTGACGGTGCGTTTTACTTCTTCCCGGAGATTAAGTCTTATTTCGGGAGAAGGAATGGCGATACGGTAATCAACAATGCGGAAGACCTGTGTTTATACATCCTGAATGAGGCTCATGTTTCGACCGTAACCGGCGAAGCTTTCGGTAATGAAGACTGCATCAGGATTTCTTATGCAGCGTCTGAAGACCAGCTAAGAAAAGCGGTATCAAGAATTAAAGATGCTTTAGTGAAGTTGTCGTAA
- the gatC gene encoding Asp-tRNA(Asn)/Glu-tRNA(Gln) amidotransferase subunit GatC: MNIDKQTIHKVADLARIEIEDHQVDTLISEMNKILTFMEKLNELDTTGVEPLIYMNHEENVWREDVVKQEVTTSQGLRNAALHNESFFMVPKIIEK; this comes from the coding sequence ATGAATATCGACAAGCAAACCATCCACAAAGTCGCCGATCTGGCCAGGATAGAGATAGAAGATCATCAGGTCGATACGCTGATCAGCGAAATGAACAAGATTCTGACCTTTATGGAAAAGCTTAACGAATTGGATACTACTGGCGTAGAACCACTGATTTATATGAATCATGAAGAGAATGTCTGGCGGGAAGACGTAGTGAAGCAGGAAGTAACCACTTCGCAAGGGCTTAGGAACGCAGCCTTGCATAACGAAAGCTTTTTTATGGTCCCCAAAATCATAGAAAAATAG
- the queA gene encoding tRNA preQ1(34) S-adenosylmethionine ribosyltransferase-isomerase QueA, with product MKLSQFKFNLPESLVANNPSEQRDEARLMVLHKDSGKIEHRIFKDVLEYFDDKDVMILNNTKVFPARLYGNKEKTGATIEVFLLRELNRELRLWDVLVDPARKIRVGNKLYFGDDDLLVAEVVDNTTSRGRTIRFLFDGTDEEFRKNIEILGETPLPKYIKRKATAQDKERYQTIFAKHEGAVAAPTAGLHFSRELMKRLELKGVDFAEVTLHVGLGTFRSVEVEDLTKHKMDSEQFIIEQRDADIVNKAIEEKRKVCAVGTTSMRAIESAVSSNRTLKAANDWTSKFIFPPYDFSIANSMITNFHTPESTLLMMVSAFGGYEHVMNAYEIAVKEKYRFYSYGDAMLII from the coding sequence ATGAAATTATCTCAATTTAAGTTTAATTTACCTGAGTCGTTAGTTGCAAACAATCCATCTGAACAGAGAGATGAAGCGCGATTAATGGTTCTGCATAAAGATAGTGGCAAAATTGAACACCGGATTTTCAAAGATGTTTTAGAGTATTTCGATGATAAAGATGTAATGATCCTGAACAACACCAAGGTGTTTCCGGCCAGACTTTATGGCAACAAGGAAAAAACAGGCGCTACTATTGAGGTTTTCCTGTTACGCGAGCTGAACCGCGAGCTTCGCTTATGGGACGTTTTGGTTGATCCGGCGCGTAAAATTCGTGTAGGTAACAAGCTTTACTTTGGCGATGATGACCTGCTTGTTGCTGAAGTGGTAGATAATACGACCTCGAGAGGACGTACCATCCGTTTCCTTTTTGACGGTACTGATGAGGAATTCAGGAAGAACATTGAGATACTTGGAGAGACCCCGCTTCCAAAATATATTAAGCGTAAGGCAACCGCTCAGGATAAAGAGCGCTATCAGACGATCTTTGCGAAACATGAGGGTGCAGTTGCTGCTCCTACCGCCGGATTGCATTTCAGCAGGGAGCTTATGAAGAGGCTTGAACTGAAAGGTGTTGACTTTGCAGAAGTAACTTTGCATGTGGGTTTGGGTACTTTCAGGTCTGTTGAAGTAGAAGATCTTACCAAACACAAGATGGACTCAGAGCAGTTCATCATTGAACAGCGCGATGCAGATATTGTTAATAAAGCTATTGAAGAAAAGAGAAAAGTTTGCGCAGTTGGTACAACCTCCATGCGTGCCATAGAATCTGCTGTTTCTTCTAACAGGACACTTAAAGCTGCAAATGACTGGACAAGTAAGTTCATATTCCCGCCTTACGATTTCAGTATTGCCAATTCCATGATCACCAATTTTCATACGCCTGAATCGACGCTGCTGATGATGGTAAGTGCCTTTGGTGGATATGAGCATGTAATGAACGCTTACGAAATTGCCGTTAAAGAAAAATATCGCTTTTATAGCTATGGCGATGCGATGCTGATTATATAG
- a CDS encoding ABC transporter permease, translating to MIIFRLIAESFRFAADALRQNKLRTMLSLLGITIGIFAIIFVFSAADTFRSKLQESIDKLGSKTIFIQKWPWGGFGDYPWWKYVNRPEPSLRDYDLLKERLTYAQGVSYEIYANERTVKYRVNAVEGAGLRAVSQDFNKTWNLEFQEGRYFTENEGRAGSPVVLIGAALAEGLFNGQPAIGKKVSVMGRKMSVVGVFKKEGEDMMGMSQDKNIIMPLNLARGMMDVESGRYDPTITVRGYDHIALEEVESELRGAMRSIRKIRPGQDDDFALNKSTIASDQLDTMFGVVDLAGWIIGGFSILVGGFGIANIMFVSVKERTNIIGIQKSLGAKNYFILLQFLFEAIALCLLGGLLGLLLVYIGTLIAGSFGFEMVLFMSNIILGIGVSVIIGVISGFWPAYSASRLDPVEAIRS from the coding sequence ATGATAATTTTTAGACTGATTGCCGAGAGTTTCCGTTTTGCAGCTGATGCCCTACGCCAGAATAAGCTGCGCACCATGCTATCGCTTTTAGGCATCACCATAGGCATTTTTGCCATTATTTTCGTTTTCTCGGCGGCCGACACGTTCAGAAGTAAGCTTCAGGAAAGTATAGATAAGTTAGGTTCCAAAACAATCTTTATCCAAAAGTGGCCATGGGGTGGATTTGGCGACTATCCATGGTGGAAGTATGTTAACCGTCCCGAACCCTCTCTCCGGGATTATGATCTGCTAAAAGAAAGATTAACCTATGCCCAGGGGGTTTCCTACGAAATCTACGCAAACGAGCGCACCGTCAAATACCGCGTAAATGCTGTGGAGGGCGCCGGACTGAGGGCGGTTTCGCAGGACTTTAACAAAACCTGGAACCTGGAATTTCAGGAAGGCAGGTATTTTACCGAGAACGAGGGTAGGGCCGGTTCGCCGGTAGTGCTCATTGGCGCTGCACTCGCAGAAGGCTTGTTCAACGGTCAGCCAGCCATAGGCAAAAAGGTCTCGGTCATGGGAAGAAAAATGTCGGTGGTAGGCGTATTTAAAAAGGAGGGGGAAGACATGATGGGCATGTCACAGGACAAGAATATCATTATGCCGCTTAATTTAGCGCGCGGTATGATGGATGTAGAAAGCGGCCGTTACGACCCCACCATTACAGTAAGAGGCTATGATCACATCGCACTCGAAGAAGTGGAAAGTGAGCTGAGAGGAGCTATGCGCTCCATCAGAAAGATCAGGCCGGGACAGGACGACGACTTTGCGCTCAACAAAAGTACCATCGCCTCCGATCAGCTCGATACGATGTTTGGGGTGGTCGACCTTGCCGGATGGATCATCGGGGGCTTTTCTATACTCGTGGGCGGCTTCGGCATCGCCAATATCATGTTTGTTTCTGTAAAGGAACGTACCAACATCATTGGTATACAAAAGTCCCTGGGTGCCAAAAACTACTTTATCCTGCTTCAGTTTCTGTTTGAAGCCATTGCACTATGTCTTTTAGGTGGGCTACTTGGCTTATTGCTCGTATATATCGGTACGCTGATCGCTGGCTCCTTCGGATTTGAGATGGTATTGTTTATGTCGAACATTATTCTGGGAATAGGTGTATCAGTGATCATCGGAGTTATCTCAGGTTTTTGGCCAGCATATTCAGCCTCCCGTCTCGACCCCGTCGAAGCCATTAGATCATAA
- a CDS encoding lmo0937 family membrane protein, which produces MGNLLYLIAVILVIIWAISFFGNFYTGGIIHILLVIAVIAVILRIIRSAA; this is translated from the coding sequence ATGGGAAATCTACTTTATTTAATTGCGGTAATCTTGGTAATCATTTGGGCGATTAGCTTTTTCGGTAATTTCTATACAGGAGGAATCATCCACATTCTTTTAGTTATTGCAGTGATTGCCGTAATATTACGAATTATCAGAAGTGCGGCTTAG
- a CDS encoding cob(I)yrinic acid a,c-diamide adenosyltransferase: protein MKIYTKTGDKGLTSLIGGTRVPKYDLRIESYGTVDELNSHLGLIMSHAAANPYKEMLKHIQDRLFTIGACLAADPDKSKMKIPDLTAADITLLETEIDEMNLELPDLTHFILPGGSTAGAQCHVARCVCRRAERLVVHLASESYVDQKVVIYLNRLSDYLFVLSRKINFDGDFKEDIWIPRS, encoded by the coding sequence ATGAAGATTTACACGAAAACAGGTGATAAGGGACTTACTTCCCTTATAGGCGGTACCCGTGTCCCAAAATACGATCTGCGTATCGAAAGTTACGGCACGGTCGACGAGCTCAATTCACATCTTGGCCTTATCATGAGTCATGCCGCGGCCAATCCTTACAAGGAAATGCTTAAGCACATTCAGGACAGGCTGTTTACCATAGGTGCCTGTCTGGCGGCCGATCCTGATAAATCCAAAATGAAGATTCCGGACCTTACCGCCGCTGACATTACACTGCTCGAGACGGAGATCGATGAGATGAATCTGGAACTTCCCGACCTGACTCATTTTATTCTCCCCGGCGGCTCAACGGCAGGCGCCCAATGCCATGTAGCCCGCTGCGTTTGCCGGAGGGCCGAGCGACTTGTTGTCCACCTCGCCTCCGAAAGTTACGTAGATCAAAAGGTTGTGATCTACCTAAACAGGCTAAGTGATTACCTCTTTGTTCTGTCACGGAAAATCAATTTTGACGGGGATTTTAAGGAAGATATCTGGATTCCGCGTTCCTGA
- the bioA gene encoding adenosylmethionine--8-amino-7-oxononanoate transaminase, translating to MNLTERDSKVMWHPYTQMKDALPHIGIVRGEGCYLYDDAGQRYIDAVSSWWVNIHGHAHPHIAAKVAEQLKTLEHVIFAGFTHEPAVQLAERLLPLLPGQQEKVFYSDNGSTAVEVALKMCLQYWVNGGKPRTKILAFREAYHGDTFGAMSVSGRSMFTEPFNSLLFDVEFLDLPSAANISQLRSRINYLSNEVACFIFEPMVLGTAGMRMYDAAYLDELIESCQSHGILTIADEVMTGFGRTGKYFSCEALKTAPDIYCLSKGLTGGTMPMGITTCNDKIYQAFYSTDKLKTLYHGHSFTANPVACAASLASLDILEREETMDNIRRIEKQHSQFAAKIAGHPKLKDVRQAGTILAIEWEAGEDASYLSGLRNRLYNFFLERGIIMRPLGNIIYILPPYVISNDDLDYIYSAISAALTEIDYAN from the coding sequence ATGAATTTAACCGAAAGGGATAGTAAAGTTATGTGGCATCCATACACCCAAATGAAGGATGCACTGCCGCATATCGGCATTGTACGTGGCGAAGGATGCTATTTATACGATGATGCGGGGCAACGCTATATCGACGCGGTTTCCAGCTGGTGGGTGAATATTCACGGTCACGCACACCCGCACATCGCAGCTAAAGTGGCCGAACAGCTTAAAACGCTCGAACATGTGATCTTCGCCGGATTCACCCATGAGCCGGCTGTACAGTTGGCCGAACGGCTCCTGCCGCTGCTGCCAGGCCAGCAAGAGAAGGTATTTTACAGCGACAATGGTTCTACAGCTGTGGAAGTCGCCCTGAAAATGTGCCTTCAATATTGGGTGAACGGGGGCAAGCCACGCACTAAAATACTTGCATTTCGGGAAGCATATCATGGCGACACCTTTGGGGCCATGTCTGTAAGCGGACGCAGCATGTTTACCGAGCCATTTAATTCCCTGTTGTTTGATGTAGAGTTCCTGGATTTGCCTAGCGCAGCAAATATCAGCCAGCTAAGATCTCGAATCAATTACCTGTCGAACGAAGTTGCCTGTTTTATCTTTGAACCCATGGTATTGGGAACGGCAGGCATGCGTATGTACGACGCGGCCTATCTTGATGAACTGATCGAAAGCTGCCAGTCGCACGGTATTTTAACCATAGCCGATGAAGTGATGACTGGTTTTGGTCGCACAGGCAAATACTTCTCCTGCGAAGCCTTAAAAACCGCGCCCGATATATATTGCCTTTCCAAAGGACTTACCGGAGGTACCATGCCGATGGGTATTACGACCTGCAACGACAAGATATATCAGGCCTTTTACAGCACCGATAAGCTTAAAACGCTGTATCATGGCCATTCCTTTACGGCCAACCCGGTCGCCTGCGCGGCTTCACTGGCCAGCCTGGACATCCTTGAGCGGGAGGAAACCATGGACAACATCAGACGGATCGAGAAACAGCATAGCCAGTTTGCCGCCAAAATAGCGGGTCATCCCAAATTGAAAGACGTACGCCAAGCGGGAACTATACTGGCTATAGAATGGGAGGCAGGGGAAGATGCATCTTACCTCAGCGGACTACGCAACCGGCTCTATAATTTCTTCCTCGAACGTGGAATTATCATGAGGCCCCTGGGAAATATCATTTATATTTTACCACCTTATGTCATCAGTAACGACGATCTGGACTATATTTACAGCGCAATATCAGCAGCATTAACCGAAATTGACTATGCAAATTAA
- a CDS encoding NUDIX domain-containing protein: MSYFNVRVYGVLINEENQVLISDEQSGDRTFSKFPGGGVELGEGLLEALKREFIEECEVEVEVLSHLYTTDFYEKSSFNDSQILSIYYLVKPVTPLNLSFKTQVYDFDEGKLQSFRWVALEKLSMSDVTFRTDQRVVEVILMQNEQIKNTLHEFNRKG, encoded by the coding sequence ATGAGTTACTTTAACGTACGGGTATATGGCGTGCTGATCAACGAGGAGAACCAGGTTCTGATCAGCGACGAGCAGTCGGGCGACAGGACCTTCAGTAAGTTCCCCGGCGGTGGCGTAGAACTTGGAGAAGGTCTGCTGGAAGCGCTTAAGCGGGAATTTATAGAGGAATGCGAAGTTGAGGTAGAAGTGCTTAGCCACCTGTATACCACCGATTTTTACGAGAAGTCGTCATTCAACGACAGCCAGATCCTGAGTATCTATTACCTGGTAAAACCTGTTACACCGCTCAACCTTTCCTTTAAGACCCAGGTGTACGATTTCGACGAAGGAAAGCTGCAATCCTTCAGATGGGTTGCCCTGGAGAAGCTGAGCATGAGCGATGTAACATTCCGTACCGATCAGCGCGTTGTGGAGGTCATACTAATGCAGAACGAACAAATAAAAAATACCCTACATGAATTTAACCGAAAGGGATAG
- a CDS encoding cation diffusion facilitator family transporter, translating into MHPRKTAILIALSISFLLMLAKFGAYLITHSNAILTDAAESIVNVIASAFAFYSIYLATRPKDNNHPYGHGKIEFFSAFLEGVLITAAGVIILLKSGADLIYPKTLENLLEGAIIIGATGIINLFTGLYLIKAGKTHRSITLEADGKHLFTDAITSAGLVGGIILIKVTGLTWLDSVISILLAGYIIHNGYKLIRRSVGGLMDESNQEVVKDVIAILQHNRRDPWIDIHNLRAQQYGADLHIDCHITLPYYFELTQVHREISEIDQTINGTAPHKTELFIHADPCLPECCHYCHMKECPVRREPFREEIVWTIENATKNQKHFDQ; encoded by the coding sequence TTGCATCCTAGAAAGACAGCCATTCTTATTGCCTTGTCCATCAGTTTTTTACTGATGCTGGCCAAGTTTGGGGCCTATCTGATCACGCATTCCAATGCCATTCTTACAGATGCAGCCGAAAGCATCGTCAATGTCATCGCCAGTGCCTTCGCCTTTTACAGCATCTATCTCGCCACCAGACCAAAAGATAACAACCACCCGTATGGCCACGGCAAAATTGAATTTTTCTCAGCCTTTCTGGAAGGCGTGCTTATTACCGCGGCCGGTGTCATTATTTTGCTTAAATCGGGGGCCGATCTGATCTATCCGAAAACACTGGAAAATCTGCTGGAGGGTGCGATCATTATCGGAGCCACTGGTATCATCAATCTGTTTACCGGCCTATATCTGATCAAAGCAGGAAAAACACACAGGTCCATTACCCTCGAAGCAGACGGCAAACACCTTTTTACGGATGCCATAACCAGCGCAGGACTTGTTGGCGGCATCATATTGATCAAGGTTACGGGACTAACATGGCTGGATTCCGTGATATCTATTTTGCTTGCCGGTTATATCATTCATAACGGTTACAAACTTATCCGCCGTTCTGTCGGCGGCCTTATGGACGAGAGTAACCAGGAAGTTGTCAAAGATGTTATCGCTATTCTGCAGCATAACAGGCGCGATCCCTGGATCGATATACACAATCTGAGGGCGCAGCAGTATGGCGCCGATCTGCATATCGACTGCCATATTACATTGCCTTATTATTTTGAACTCACACAGGTTCACCGCGAGATATCCGAGATAGATCAGACCATTAACGGCACCGCGCCGCACAAGACCGAGCTGTTTATACACGCCGATCCTTGTCTGCCTGAGTGCTGCCATTACTGCCATATGAAAGAATGTCCGGTACGCCGCGAGCCCTTCCGCGAGGAGATTGTATGGACCATTGAGAATGCTACCAAGAACCAAAAACATTTTGATCAATGA
- a CDS encoding DUF2795 domain-containing protein yields MYWTLELASHLEDAPWPATKDELIDYGIRSGAPVEVIENLQALEDDGEPYETIEEIWPDYPTKDDFFFNEDEY; encoded by the coding sequence ATGTATTGGACACTAGAACTCGCATCGCATTTGGAAGACGCTCCATGGCCAGCAACGAAAGACGAATTAATCGATTACGGTATCAGATCGGGAGCACCCGTAGAAGTAATCGAAAATCTTCAGGCACTCGAAGATGATGGTGAACCATATGAAACAATCGAAGAGATCTGGCCAGATTATCCAACCAAAGACGATTTCTTCTTCAACGAAGACGAATATTAA